One genomic segment of Allocatelliglobosispora scoriae includes these proteins:
- a CDS encoding discoidin domain-containing protein, with amino-acid sequence MKRFATLALAAACLAAAAGTASAHDRPTSVQAQVFVTTVDRAELLHQRPAVAFAKGASPETTITVDPQREFQTVDGFGASITDSSAALLTGLAPAAREQAMRSLFDPAAGIGVSFLRQPVGSSDFTAEAAHYTYDDMPAGQTDFGLRHFSIAHDEQAILPLLRRAKQLNPRLTVLATPWSPPAWMKTGDSLVGGSLKNDPKIYRVYAAYLLKFVQAYAAAGVPIDYLTVQNEPQNRHPSAYPGTDMNVAAQAAVIQILGPLLRKASPRTKILAYDHNWATHPGDIESTPPGQDPETDYPYRLLADPATAKWVAGTAYHCYYGEPAAQSALHAAYPSKGIWFSECSGSHGPDDTPAQIFRGTLTWHARTLTIGTTRNWAKSVVTWNIALDETSGPHLGGCGTCTGLLTVRADGTVSTDAEYYTIGHLAKFVQPGAVRIGSTSFGTTGWNGQIMDVAFRNPDGSTALVVHNENDDPRTFAVAVGDQSFTYTLPGGALATFTWPRSPGLRTHLRQLPLTGATATASPNAADAALAIDDDASTRWSSGAAQAPGQYLQVDLGRPTTVRRVAIDSGGSTGDYARSWSLQASDDSVTWRSLATGTGVGQLTNVDIGHIRTRYLRVSATAAVGNWWSIADLRLYA; translated from the coding sequence ATGAAGAGATTCGCCACTCTCGCTCTCGCTGCGGCGTGTCTCGCCGCGGCGGCCGGCACCGCCTCGGCCCACGACCGGCCGACGAGCGTGCAGGCCCAGGTCTTCGTGACCACCGTGGACCGGGCCGAGCTGCTGCACCAGCGTCCGGCCGTCGCCTTCGCCAAGGGCGCGTCGCCCGAGACCACGATCACGGTCGACCCGCAGCGCGAGTTCCAGACCGTCGACGGCTTCGGCGCCTCCATCACCGACTCGTCGGCCGCGCTGCTCACCGGGCTTGCCCCCGCCGCCCGGGAGCAGGCGATGCGCTCGCTCTTCGACCCGGCCGCCGGCATCGGGGTCAGCTTCCTGCGCCAGCCCGTCGGCTCCTCGGACTTCACCGCCGAGGCCGCGCACTACACCTACGACGACATGCCCGCCGGGCAGACCGACTTCGGGCTGCGGCACTTCAGCATCGCCCACGACGAGCAGGCGATCCTGCCGCTGCTGCGCCGCGCCAAGCAGCTCAACCCGCGCCTCACCGTGCTCGCGACGCCGTGGAGCCCGCCCGCGTGGATGAAGACCGGCGACTCGCTCGTCGGCGGCTCGCTCAAGAACGACCCCAAGATCTATCGGGTGTACGCCGCCTACCTGCTGAAGTTCGTCCAGGCCTACGCCGCCGCCGGGGTGCCGATCGACTACCTCACCGTGCAGAACGAGCCGCAGAACCGGCACCCGAGCGCCTACCCGGGGACGGACATGAACGTCGCCGCGCAGGCGGCCGTGATCCAGATCCTGGGTCCGCTGCTGCGCAAGGCGAGCCCGCGCACGAAGATCCTCGCCTACGACCACAACTGGGCCACGCACCCCGGCGACATCGAGTCCACGCCGCCCGGGCAGGACCCGGAGACCGACTACCCCTACCGCCTGCTCGCCGATCCGGCCACGGCGAAGTGGGTCGCCGGGACCGCGTACCACTGCTACTACGGCGAGCCGGCCGCGCAGAGTGCGCTGCACGCGGCGTACCCGTCGAAGGGTATTTGGTTCTCGGAGTGCTCGGGGTCGCACGGCCCGGACGACACCCCGGCGCAGATCTTCCGGGGGACCCTGACCTGGCACGCGCGGACCTTGACGATCGGGACCACCCGCAACTGGGCGAAGTCGGTCGTGACCTGGAACATCGCGCTCGACGAGACCAGCGGCCCGCACCTGGGCGGCTGCGGCACCTGCACCGGCCTGCTCACCGTCCGCGCCGACGGGACGGTCAGCACCGACGCGGAGTATTACACGATCGGGCACCTGGCGAAGTTCGTGCAGCCGGGCGCCGTGCGGATCGGCAGCACCTCCTTCGGGACGACCGGGTGGAACGGCCAGATCATGGACGTGGCGTTCCGCAACCCGGACGGCTCCACCGCGCTGGTCGTGCACAACGAGAACGACGACCCGCGCACCTTCGCCGTCGCCGTCGGCGACCAGTCGTTCACCTACACCCTGCCCGGCGGTGCGCTCGCGACCTTCACCTGGCCGCGCTCCCCCGGTCTGCGCACCCACCTGCGACAGCTTCCACTGACGGGGGCGACCGCCACCGCCTCGCCCAACGCGGCCGACGCCGCGCTCGCGATCGACGACGACGCCTCGACCCGCTGGTCCAGCGGTGCGGCGCAGGCGCCGGGGCAGTACCTCCAGGTCGACCTCGGCCGCCCGACGACGGTCCGGCGGGTCGCGATCGACAGCGGCGGCAGCACCGGCGACTACGCCCGCTCCTGGTCGCTTCAGGCGAGCGACGACAGCGTGACGTGGCGGTCCCTCGCCACCGGCACCGGCGTCGGGCAGCTCACGAATGTCGACATCGGACACATCCGGACCCGGTATCTGCGGGTCAGCGCCACCGCAGCCGTCGGCAACTGGTGGAGCATCGCCGACCTGCGGCTCTACGCGTGA
- a CDS encoding glycoside hydrolase family 16 protein, translating to MSSGTTSASPVLTAVANPAPVWADEFDGPAGSPPDPTRWVFELGGGGWGNRERQHYTAEPRNACLDGRGNLVISAHRDEIPGSRRGPRWAYTSARLTTAGTFAQTYGRFEARIALPHGMGIWPAFWLLAEDTRAPLRRADRWPHSGEIDIMESLGHRAHRIFGGLHGPGYSGGRSLTAEHAVSRRHTPSKPRFHVFAVDWTPTSISWSADGVRYARRTPGDLAGRKWVFDRPFFMVLNLAVGGRWPGDPDHSTVFPQRLTVDYVRVFTSAAADPECSDEARGP from the coding sequence ATGTCGTCAGGCACTACCAGCGCATCGCCGGTGCTCACCGCGGTGGCGAACCCGGCGCCGGTCTGGGCCGACGAGTTCGACGGGCCGGCCGGATCGCCGCCGGATCCGACCCGCTGGGTGTTCGAGCTCGGCGGCGGTGGATGGGGCAACCGGGAACGCCAGCACTACACCGCCGAACCCCGCAACGCCTGTCTCGACGGCCGGGGCAACCTCGTCATCTCGGCGCACCGGGACGAGATCCCCGGCTCCCGGCGAGGACCCCGATGGGCCTACACGTCGGCACGGCTGACCACGGCGGGCACCTTCGCCCAGACCTACGGCCGCTTCGAGGCACGGATCGCGCTGCCGCACGGCATGGGGATCTGGCCCGCGTTCTGGCTGCTCGCGGAGGACACCCGGGCTCCGCTGCGGCGCGCGGACCGCTGGCCGCACAGCGGCGAGATCGACATCATGGAGAGCCTGGGGCACCGGGCGCACCGAATCTTCGGCGGCCTGCACGGGCCCGGTTACTCCGGCGGGCGGAGCCTCACCGCCGAGCACGCCGTGTCGCGCCGGCACACGCCCTCGAAGCCGCGCTTCCACGTGTTCGCCGTCGACTGGACGCCCACCTCGATCAGCTGGTCGGCGGACGGGGTGCGCTACGCCCGGCGTACCCCCGGGGATCTTGCGGGGCGCAAGTGGGTCTTCGACCGTCCCTTCTTCATGGTCCTCAACCTCGCCGTCGGCGGCCGGTGGCCGGGCGACCCCGACCACAGCACGGTCTTCCCGCAACGCCTGACGGTGGACTACGTCCGGGTCTTCACCTCGGCAGCCGCCGACCCGGAGTGCTCCGATGAGGCCCGAGGACCGTAG
- a CDS encoding ricin-type beta-trefoil lectin domain protein: MNRPTPRRRWLAIGSAVAITAATVAAYQVAAAPASYAATNAAVWLTTPDRANLLTSKPAVAFGSGGSGSVITVNPNTSYQSMVGFGASITDASASVIAGSSARNSVMTALFSPTSGIGLSFLRQPIGASDFSTSFYTYDDGAADPSLSRFSVAHDNAQILPLLTQARSLNPQISFMGAPWSAPAWMKTNGNLIGGSLNASYNSTYADYLVKFAQAYQAAGVPIGYLSVQNEPQFSPPGYPGMLMSAAQQSTIISALGPKLSAAGLGTKILAWDHNWDQPSYATSVLSSSAAQYVAGTAWHCYGGDPSAQTPVHNAYPNKDVFFTECSGIESGNTFADSLLWQGTNLAVGSVRNWAKTVTTWNIALNANHGPVIGSCTNCMGVTTINGGSVTYNAEYYVLGHLSKFVKPGAVRIDSTGYGSGGVQNVAFRNPDGTVVLVAINTGGAQNFQVSYGGSSFGYNLPAGAMATFTWPGTVTPPTSPSASPPPPGGTGALVGFGGKCADVTGGSSANGTRVQLWTCNGSAAQQWTRGADGTLRALGKCLDVVDRGTANGTRIQIWDCTADTNQRWTATGGTLVSVSANRCLDATNVSSADGTPLQIWDCTGATNQRWTLPA, from the coding sequence ATGAACCGTCCCACACCCCGGCGTCGATGGCTCGCCATCGGTTCGGCGGTGGCGATCACCGCCGCCACCGTCGCCGCCTACCAGGTCGCCGCCGCCCCGGCGTCCTACGCCGCCACCAACGCCGCCGTCTGGCTCACCACGCCGGACCGGGCGAACCTGCTCACGTCGAAGCCCGCCGTCGCCTTCGGCTCGGGCGGGAGCGGGTCGGTGATCACCGTCAACCCGAACACCAGCTACCAGTCGATGGTCGGCTTCGGCGCGTCGATCACCGACGCGTCGGCCTCGGTCATCGCGGGCTCGTCGGCCCGCAACTCCGTGATGACCGCGCTCTTCAGCCCGACCAGCGGCATCGGCCTGAGCTTCCTGCGGCAGCCGATCGGCGCGTCGGACTTCTCCACCTCCTTCTACACCTACGACGACGGCGCGGCCGACCCGAGCCTGTCCCGCTTCTCCGTCGCGCACGACAACGCGCAGATCCTGCCGCTGCTCACCCAGGCGCGGTCGCTGAACCCGCAGATCAGCTTCATGGGTGCGCCGTGGAGCGCACCAGCGTGGATGAAGACCAACGGCAACCTCATCGGCGGCTCGCTCAACGCCAGCTACAACAGCACCTACGCCGACTACCTGGTCAAGTTCGCCCAGGCCTACCAGGCGGCCGGGGTGCCGATCGGCTACCTCAGCGTGCAGAACGAGCCGCAGTTCTCCCCGCCCGGCTACCCTGGCATGCTGATGAGCGCCGCCCAGCAGTCGACCATCATCAGCGCGCTCGGCCCGAAGCTCTCGGCGGCCGGGCTCGGCACGAAGATCCTCGCCTGGGACCACAACTGGGACCAGCCGTCCTACGCCACCAGCGTGCTGAGCAGCTCCGCGGCACAGTACGTGGCCGGAACCGCCTGGCACTGCTACGGCGGTGACCCGAGCGCGCAGACGCCGGTGCACAACGCGTACCCGAACAAGGACGTCTTCTTCACCGAGTGCTCCGGGATCGAGTCGGGCAACACCTTCGCCGACTCGCTGCTGTGGCAGGGCACCAATCTCGCCGTCGGGTCGGTCCGCAACTGGGCCAAGACCGTGACCACCTGGAACATCGCGCTCAACGCCAACCACGGCCCGGTCATCGGCAGCTGCACCAACTGCATGGGCGTCACCACGATCAACGGCGGCAGCGTCACCTACAACGCGGAGTACTACGTCCTGGGGCACCTGAGCAAGTTCGTCAAGCCGGGCGCGGTACGCATCGACTCGACCGGCTACGGCTCGGGCGGGGTGCAGAACGTCGCGTTCCGCAACCCGGACGGCACGGTCGTGCTCGTCGCGATCAACACCGGCGGGGCGCAGAACTTCCAGGTCTCCTACGGCGGCTCGTCGTTCGGCTACAACCTGCCCGCCGGTGCCATGGCGACCTTCACCTGGCCGGGTACGGTCACCCCGCCGACCAGCCCGTCGGCCTCACCGCCGCCGCCCGGCGGCACCGGGGCCCTGGTCGGCTTCGGCGGCAAGTGCGCCGACGTGACCGGCGGCAGCTCCGCCAACGGCACCCGGGTGCAGCTGTGGACCTGTAACGGCTCCGCCGCGCAGCAGTGGACCCGGGGCGCCGACGGCACGCTGCGGGCCCTGGGCAAGTGCCTGGACGTGGTGGACCGCGGGACTGCCAACGGGACCAGGATCCAGATCTGGGACTGCACCGCCGACACCAACCAGCGGTGGACCGCGACCGGCGGCACCCTCGTCTCGGTGAGTGCCAACCGCTGCCTCGACGCCACGAACGTCAGCTCCGCCGACGGCACACCACTGCAGATCTGGGACTGCACCGGCGCCACCAACCAGCGCTGGACCCTCCCCGCGTAG
- a CDS encoding WGR domain-containing protein, with protein MSQETTYLELSEEGGGSHKFYEVTVDGTTMSIRYGRIGDPGATTSSSFADNAKARAEAAKKIGAKVRKGYAPAVIGQRQRRGVSRRTIVSTRSTARRAPVLWRYQSGTSAFGIFVDESGCMVGNEAGAITKLTHDAQVIQQFRLPDGVKCIVADDDWLYAGCDDGNVYDLSGKIPRLAYRIADDIDIYWLDIFDGVLGVSDADGGIAAIDHEDEFLWRRKGNGTSGWMVRCDATALYHGHSKGVTGYDWRSGQQTWHTPTGGVLFGWQERDTLFAGTSTRQVVQLGKDGRQQTVFHCDAAVFSCATAPDGRYVFAGDSSSSVYCFDSTGARLWKLDTGCGSAFSMQYHQERLYIVTTDGSLACIDATEAAIHAAEQGTVPQVRDIKAAAMQELVPATTVEVTSEVGDGIVLECVEENGRLRIRVVSEGYHRDWQVQFPKGIREPKARYLVTEVREAGRGGFYRAFGDIRRLV; from the coding sequence ATGTCACAGGAAACCACGTACCTCGAGCTCTCCGAAGAGGGCGGTGGATCGCACAAGTTCTACGAGGTGACCGTGGACGGCACCACCATGAGCATCCGATATGGACGCATCGGCGATCCCGGCGCGACCACGAGCAGTTCCTTCGCCGACAACGCGAAGGCACGCGCCGAGGCGGCCAAGAAGATCGGCGCCAAGGTCCGCAAGGGCTACGCCCCCGCCGTCATCGGCCAGCGGCAGCGCCGCGGTGTCTCGCGCCGCACGATCGTCAGCACCCGCTCGACCGCCCGCCGTGCGCCGGTGCTGTGGCGCTACCAGTCCGGCACCTCGGCCTTCGGCATCTTCGTCGACGAGTCCGGCTGCATGGTCGGCAACGAGGCGGGAGCCATCACGAAGCTGACCCACGACGCGCAGGTGATCCAGCAGTTCCGGCTCCCCGACGGCGTGAAGTGCATCGTCGCCGACGACGACTGGCTCTATGCCGGGTGCGACGACGGCAACGTCTACGACCTCTCCGGCAAGATCCCGCGCCTCGCCTACCGGATCGCCGACGACATCGACATCTACTGGCTGGACATCTTCGACGGGGTGCTCGGTGTCTCCGACGCCGACGGCGGGATCGCCGCGATCGACCACGAGGACGAGTTCCTGTGGCGGCGCAAGGGCAACGGGACCTCCGGCTGGATGGTGCGCTGCGACGCCACCGCCCTCTACCACGGCCACTCCAAGGGCGTGACCGGCTACGACTGGCGCAGCGGGCAGCAGACCTGGCACACCCCGACCGGCGGCGTCCTCTTCGGCTGGCAGGAGCGCGACACCCTCTTCGCCGGCACCTCCACCCGGCAGGTGGTGCAGCTCGGCAAGGACGGTCGCCAGCAGACGGTCTTCCACTGCGACGCGGCGGTCTTCTCCTGCGCCACGGCGCCCGACGGACGCTACGTCTTCGCGGGCGACAGCAGCTCCTCGGTCTACTGCTTCGACAGCACCGGCGCCCGGCTCTGGAAGCTCGACACCGGCTGCGGCTCGGCGTTCTCCATGCAATACCACCAGGAGCGGCTCTACATCGTCACCACCGACGGCTCGCTGGCCTGCATCGACGCGACCGAGGCCGCGATCCACGCCGCCGAGCAGGGCACCGTCCCCCAGGTCCGCGACATCAAGGCCGCCGCGATGCAGGAGCTCGTGCCCGCGACGACGGTCGAGGTGACGAGCGAGGTCGGCGACGGCATCGTGCTGGAGTGCGTCGAGGAGAACGGGCGGCTGCGCATCCGGGTCGTCTCGGAGGGCTACCACCGCGACTGGCAGGTCCAGTTCCCCAAGGGCATCCGCGAGCCGAAGGCCCGATACCTGGTCACGGAGGTCCGCGAGGCGGGCCGCGGCGGCTTCTACCGCGCCTTCGGCGACATCCGCCGCCTCGTCTAG
- a CDS encoding discoidin domain-containing protein, giving the protein MKTALRRTARASALLLVLFGLGLATAPAANAAAVPAAPEELELVAGADLSITVEWEAVPGATSYNIYRGTSSGGEGATPIGSTTELEYEDEGLSPTPIYFYQVTAVNASGESPRSPEDASKTPPPIPTGGDVPGVTVGNSKVYYCKDAVFGGFDWFQTLSGWFPSVLGSSGSESPGDRVADMAYADEGTMTFNNVVVPTAGLYTLAWRYAFQGGLFPGVNNRQMGLKVNGTVITSTQSFPITGSFDVYDLSALQVRLNAGVNSVQQFAVSDHGLSRVDQLIVTPATASSPSGPTNLRVTPGNAGATLTWNASTSGAPTSYRIYRGTKSDGEVNTPVGTVGGTTTTFTDTGLQNNKQYFYFVSAANAVGGSPNSNEVSVIPTATGGIPAAPGGVAAVGGNNSVRLTWNAVAGATGYSVFRGTAPGGEAATPVVTSATNSFTDGTAVNGTTYYYKVAATNAAGTSPSSAEVSATPSGGGGAVLLSQGQPATASSVENAGLPATAAVDGNTATRWSSAFSDPQWLQVDLGATHSVSRIVLNWQTAYGKAFQLQTSANGTTWTTIYSTTTGAGGVQDLAVTGSGRYVRLYGTQRATQYGYSLLEFQVFGV; this is encoded by the coding sequence ATGAAAACAGCTCTGCGCCGCACCGCTCGCGCATCGGCTCTCCTGCTCGTCCTCTTCGGACTGGGGCTCGCCACGGCCCCGGCCGCCAACGCGGCGGCTGTCCCCGCCGCGCCCGAGGAGCTCGAACTCGTCGCGGGCGCCGACCTCTCGATCACCGTCGAGTGGGAAGCCGTCCCCGGCGCCACCAGCTACAACATCTACCGCGGCACCTCGTCCGGCGGCGAGGGCGCCACGCCCATCGGCTCGACCACGGAGCTGGAGTACGAGGACGAGGGCCTCAGCCCCACTCCGATCTACTTCTACCAGGTCACCGCCGTCAACGCGTCGGGCGAGTCACCGCGCTCTCCCGAAGACGCCTCCAAGACGCCGCCGCCGATCCCCACCGGGGGTGACGTGCCGGGCGTGACCGTCGGCAACAGCAAGGTCTACTACTGCAAGGACGCCGTCTTCGGCGGCTTCGACTGGTTCCAGACGCTGTCCGGCTGGTTCCCGTCGGTGCTCGGCTCCTCCGGCTCGGAGTCGCCCGGTGACCGGGTCGCCGACATGGCGTACGCCGACGAGGGCACGATGACCTTCAACAACGTCGTCGTCCCGACCGCGGGCCTCTACACCCTGGCCTGGCGGTACGCCTTCCAGGGCGGCCTGTTCCCCGGAGTCAACAACCGGCAGATGGGTCTCAAGGTCAACGGCACCGTCATCACCTCGACGCAGAGCTTCCCGATCACCGGCAGCTTCGACGTCTACGACCTCTCCGCCCTGCAGGTGCGGCTCAACGCCGGGGTCAACTCGGTGCAGCAGTTCGCCGTCTCCGACCACGGGCTCTCCCGGGTGGACCAGCTCATCGTCACCCCGGCCACCGCGTCGAGCCCGAGCGGCCCGACCAACCTGCGGGTGACGCCCGGCAACGCCGGTGCCACCCTCACCTGGAACGCCAGCACCAGCGGTGCACCGACCTCCTACCGCATCTACCGCGGCACGAAGTCCGACGGTGAGGTCAACACCCCGGTCGGCACCGTCGGCGGCACGACCACCACCTTCACCGACACCGGCCTGCAGAACAACAAGCAGTACTTCTACTTCGTGTCGGCGGCCAACGCCGTCGGCGGCTCGCCCAACTCCAACGAGGTCTCGGTCATCCCCACCGCGACCGGCGGCATCCCGGCCGCGCCCGGCGGGGTCGCCGCGGTCGGCGGCAACAACTCGGTCCGGCTCACCTGGAACGCCGTCGCCGGTGCCACCGGCTACAGCGTCTTCCGGGGCACCGCCCCCGGCGGCGAGGCGGCGACCCCGGTCGTCACCTCGGCGACGAACAGCTTCACCGACGGGACCGCCGTCAACGGCACCACCTACTACTACAAGGTGGCCGCGACGAACGCCGCCGGGACCTCGCCGTCGTCGGCCGAGGTCAGCGCCACGCCCAGCGGCGGGGGCGGAGCCGTGCTGCTGTCGCAGGGCCAGCCCGCGACCGCCTCATCGGTGGAGAACGCCGGCCTTCCGGCCACCGCCGCGGTCGACGGCAACACGGCCACCCGCTGGTCCAGCGCCTTCAGTGACCCGCAGTGGCTCCAGGTCGACCTGGGTGCCACGCACAGCGTCAGCCGCATCGTGCTGAACTGGCAGACCGCCTACGGCAAGGCGTTCCAGCTGCAGACGTCGGCGAACGGCACCACCTGGACCACGATCTACTCCACCACCACGGGCGCCGGCGGGGTGCAGGACCTCGCCGTCACGGGCTCGGGCCGCTACGTGCGGCTCTACGGCACGCAGCGGGCGACGCAGTACGGCTACTCGCTGCTGGAGTTCCAGGTCTTCGGCGTCTAG
- a CDS encoding glycosyltransferase, giving the protein MTFLMSTVAACVTATLLLCLRPTLRPPKHEWAALWLCSATAGAAATVLSGSAVLGLVVLMAWYAVVLSVGAALPWLHPTGLASITSMWAFGIAELAWLAWFTATAGLSPAAGVLAAVWLLLAALELPWRMIHNYLYQEVISRDRWDLPRVLSPDAHRSTGVMVSVHVPCYAEPPDVVIGCLRSLAAQEYDSFEVLVIDNNTPDEALWRPLEACCRELGPRFRFFHVAPLTGAKGGALNFALAHTDPDAVLIAVVDSDYQVEKDFLSATVGYFDDPRLAHLQTRQDYRDWTGDPYLAGLYWEYRIASSTYLVSRSEWRVAMSIGTMCVIRRAALQQVGGWSEECVTEDSELSIRLHAAGHSAVYFDLALGRGLIPRHFADYANQRHRWTRGPVQEVLTHWRMLLPGSRAAGSAAFSLPQRLIVMHHGWHELVRGVKGLGIWALAATAIVMAAGTDVPALPVLPLIAIGIGRLAMTATGMRVFWSRVSPSFGAAAIAALSSRSLGWVVWTAGLYGWAGRRRRWGRTGKFDDSGSLPQALRSTRVELAMAGLWLAIGVGVLAAADGRALLTVLAVLFLAQAWSLLLAPMQAVRAELSVRRRVAAASLLAPLPRQAAPDAHTRVGTR; this is encoded by the coding sequence ATGACATTCCTGATGTCGACGGTCGCGGCTTGCGTCACGGCGACCCTCCTGCTCTGCCTGCGGCCCACGCTTCGCCCGCCGAAGCACGAGTGGGCCGCCCTCTGGCTCTGCTCGGCCACCGCCGGGGCTGCCGCGACCGTCCTGTCCGGATCCGCGGTCCTGGGTCTGGTCGTCCTGATGGCCTGGTACGCCGTCGTCCTGTCGGTCGGCGCCGCGCTGCCGTGGCTGCACCCCACCGGTCTGGCGAGCATCACGTCGATGTGGGCCTTCGGCATCGCGGAGCTCGCCTGGCTGGCCTGGTTCACCGCCACCGCCGGGCTGTCACCGGCGGCGGGTGTCCTGGCGGCGGTGTGGCTCCTGCTCGCCGCGCTCGAACTCCCCTGGCGGATGATCCACAACTACCTCTATCAGGAAGTGATCAGCCGCGATCGCTGGGACCTGCCCCGTGTGCTGTCGCCCGATGCCCACCGCTCCACCGGCGTCATGGTCAGCGTGCATGTCCCGTGCTACGCCGAGCCGCCCGACGTGGTCATCGGCTGCCTGCGCAGCCTGGCCGCTCAGGAGTACGACAGCTTCGAGGTCCTGGTCATCGACAACAACACCCCGGACGAGGCGCTCTGGCGCCCGCTCGAAGCCTGCTGCCGGGAGCTCGGACCACGCTTCCGGTTCTTCCACGTGGCGCCGCTGACCGGTGCCAAGGGCGGGGCGCTCAACTTCGCGCTCGCGCACACCGACCCGGACGCCGTCCTGATCGCGGTGGTGGACTCCGACTACCAGGTCGAGAAAGACTTCCTCAGCGCCACCGTCGGCTACTTCGACGACCCGCGCCTGGCTCACCTCCAGACCCGCCAGGACTACCGCGACTGGACCGGCGACCCCTACCTCGCCGGGCTCTACTGGGAGTACCGCATCGCCAGCTCCACTTATCTCGTCAGCCGCAGCGAGTGGCGGGTCGCCATGTCGATCGGGACGATGTGCGTCATCCGGCGGGCCGCGCTGCAGCAGGTCGGCGGCTGGTCCGAGGAGTGCGTCACCGAGGACTCCGAACTGTCGATCCGGCTGCACGCCGCCGGCCACAGTGCCGTCTACTTCGACCTCGCGCTCGGCCGGGGCCTGATCCCGCGGCACTTCGCCGACTACGCCAACCAACGGCACCGCTGGACCCGCGGGCCCGTACAGGAGGTGCTGACGCACTGGCGGATGCTCCTACCCGGCAGCCGCGCGGCCGGCTCCGCCGCGTTCAGCCTCCCGCAGCGGCTCATCGTCATGCACCACGGCTGGCACGAACTCGTCCGGGGCGTGAAAGGGCTCGGGATCTGGGCGCTCGCCGCAACGGCGATCGTCATGGCCGCCGGCACCGACGTACCGGCCCTGCCGGTACTGCCGCTGATCGCCATCGGAATCGGCCGGCTCGCGATGACCGCCACCGGCATGCGGGTCTTCTGGTCCCGGGTGAGCCCGTCCTTCGGCGCCGCCGCGATCGCCGCGCTGAGCAGCCGCTCCCTGGGGTGGGTGGTCTGGACGGCCGGGCTCTACGGCTGGGCCGGCCGACGTCGGCGATGGGGCCGGACCGGGAAGTTCGACGACAGCGGCTCGCTGCCCCAGGCGCTGCGCTCGACCCGGGTCGAGCTCGCCATGGCCGGGCTCTGGCTGGCGATCGGCGTGGGGGTCCTCGCCGCCGCCGACGGCCGTGCGCTGCTGACGGTCCTGGCGGTGCTGTTCCTCGCCCAGGCGTGGAGCCTGCTGCTGGCGCCGATGCAGGCCGTGCGCGCCGAGCTGTCCGTCCGGCGCCGGGTCGCCGCGGCCAGCCTGCTCGCACCGCTGCCGCGGCAGGCCGCGCCAGACGCACACACCCGGGTGGGTACGCGATGA
- a CDS encoding LacI family DNA-binding transcriptional regulator — translation MTRPSSPGRATVRDIAAQTGVSIATVSRVLNGQDNVAPHTRDLVRRAVDELGAQAPAPRSQGAPRSAEAVFVRCPYLLTDYFGLIVSSIAETLDLHGRHMILDAGEPAAAKRALVDLHARAGISGAILILPPEPVEEIIALRARKVAFVVVDPRTPLPGDIVAVSAAHAAGARRLAAHLIELGHRRIGVIGGPDEWMASDARLAGHGSALADAGLLLQPELHRSVHPTTEDGYRAACHLLDLPDRPTALVGFNDKIAVGALRAAAERRLRVPQDLSVAGFDDIELSRATSPLLTTVRQPLQEMGRMAVTQLLRLQERHRLDALHVDLATELVIRESTGPVPAA, via the coding sequence GTGACGCGCCCGAGCAGCCCCGGTCGGGCCACCGTGCGCGACATCGCCGCGCAGACCGGTGTCTCCATCGCGACCGTCTCCCGGGTGCTCAACGGCCAGGACAACGTCGCACCGCACACCCGCGACCTGGTCCGCCGCGCCGTCGACGAACTCGGCGCCCAGGCGCCCGCCCCGCGCAGCCAGGGCGCTCCCCGCAGCGCCGAGGCGGTCTTCGTCCGCTGCCCCTACCTGCTCACCGACTACTTCGGACTGATCGTCAGCTCCATCGCCGAGACCCTCGACCTGCACGGCCGCCACATGATCCTCGACGCCGGGGAGCCCGCCGCCGCCAAGCGCGCCCTCGTCGACCTGCACGCCCGGGCGGGCATCAGCGGTGCCATCCTGATCCTGCCGCCCGAGCCGGTCGAGGAGATCATCGCGCTGCGGGCCAGGAAGGTCGCGTTCGTCGTAGTGGACCCGCGTACACCGCTGCCCGGCGACATCGTCGCGGTCTCCGCCGCCCACGCCGCCGGGGCCCGCCGCCTCGCCGCCCACCTGATCGAGCTCGGCCACCGGCGCATCGGCGTCATCGGCGGCCCCGACGAGTGGATGGCGAGCGACGCCCGCCTCGCCGGGCACGGTTCGGCGCTCGCCGACGCGGGCCTGCTGCTCCAGCCGGAGCTGCACCGCAGCGTCCACCCCACGACCGAGGACGGCTATCGGGCCGCGTGCCATCTGCTGGACCTGCCGGACCGGCCGACGGCGCTGGTCGGGTTCAACGACAAGATCGCCGTCGGGGCGCTGCGGGCGGCGGCCGAGCGGCGGCTGCGGGTGCCGCAGGACCTGTCGGTCGCCGGGTTCGACGACATCGAGCTGAGCCGGGCCACGTCGCCGCTGCTGACCACGGTTCGGCAGCCGTTGCAGGAGATGGGGCGGATGGCGGTCACCCAGCTGCTGCGGCTTCAGGAGCGGCACCGGCTCGACGCGCTGCACGTGGACCTCGCCACCGAGCTGGTGATCCGGGAGTCGACGGGACCCGTACCCGCCGCCTGA